The Deinococcus wulumuqiensis R12 genome has a window encoding:
- a CDS encoding DNA-directed RNA polymerase subunit beta' gives MKDFNKVRIAIASPEKIREWSFGEVEKPETINYRTLKPEREGLFDERIFGPIKDYECACGKYKRQRYEGKVCERCGVEVTSSKVRRYRMGHIDLATPAAHIWYVKDSPSKIGTLLDLSAGQLEKVLYFSSFIVTKPFNAQKDGRPLKRGELLSDDEYRELRFGRQETYTIPNSVEDVDIRDGEYVTRGQTLGGNVVSKMDGLAQYRFPRRAVIAYAEGVEASLPLPVDALVQQETFRAGEILAELEEDVQLTAPVAGTVFMHEMGEDSVMVELREGVEASDTDEEGADADPAQGEVLARVYVPHGMNVQVAEGEIVEAGAVLAEAAAGVRLRVSRDSNLSGVTFPKKKGDVTVTAHWTRRVEYPIDPTMHVLVGDGSEVAKGQRVIGAIDKEEEVIAEADGVITLHQPASILVSKAKVYAYDDEPLVVNGDRVEPGDELADDGNLRSEISGRIELDLVRKQVRVIESYDFEAKMGAEAVKELLDELNLDELEAELNEQMKDNSRHKRAKARKRLEVTRSFKASGNNPSWMILGTVPVMPPDLRPMVQVDGGRFATSDLNDLYRRLINRNNRLKKLMSQGAPDMIIRNEKRMLQEAVDALIDNGRRGSPVTNPGSDRSLRSLTDLLGGKQGRFRQNLLGKRVDYSGRSVIVVGPQLRLHQCGVPKRMALELFKPFLFKVLEEKGEVTNIKQARKMLERYRDTRDSVWDALEEVIEDKVVLLNRAPTLHRLGIQAFEPVLVEGQSIQLHPLVCEAFNADFDGDQMAIHVPLSAQAQAEARIQMLASHNLLSPANGEPNVKPSRDIILGIFTLTQLRRDNLGAGTEYASEADVLAAYDEGKLMLNSPVLVNGQETSPGRLRYTFSNPDEALHAVEQGEIDHQDHVRIRLGGQVYETSAGRVQFRRMVQEALGTQAHLVDTLVDLETTYEKDALKDMVMACFKHLGIEATAGLLDALKDGGFKLSTTSGITIGIDDIVLPPNKPELLAEADQMLAEIEQNFEFGFMTEEERYKQVVQLWNNTTDAVKDAVFENFSKNYPFNPLWIMSQSGARGNPQQIRQLAGMRGLMARPDGSTIEVPIRASFREGLTVLEYFISTHGARKGGADTALRTADSGYLTRKLVDVAHEVVVRDVDCGSTDSTVMPLGATDERTGEWRSRKGSEIETSIYGRTLTADVELSDGRVIAEGEMLSMEDVKAITKDAKAIGEVYVRTPLNCKVKAGVCQKCYGYDLSQAKPVSMGEAVGVVAAESIGEPGTQLTMRTFHTGGIAGGGDITMGLPRVIELFEARKPKTQAVVADRDGVVRIEEEEERYLVRIEADDEQYSSKTATKVPRVLRMTVKDGDRVEAGQPLTRGAINPHDLLLYKDTDAAQRYLVEEVQRVYRSQGVKVHDKHIEVIVRQMLRWVEVTDGGDTTLLEGQTVERWEVDAANDALQDGQTPASWKPVLLGITKSSLTTKSWLSAASFQHTTHVLTEASMKGQVDDLIGLKENVILGKLIPAGTGLQTVREMQVADERTLEKYGEGSTSSDAVTGTQRYDDTRPGSSINPGYGD, from the coding sequence ATGAAAGATTTCAACAAAGTTCGCATCGCCATCGCCAGCCCGGAAAAGATCCGTGAGTGGTCGTTCGGCGAGGTCGAAAAGCCCGAAACCATCAACTACCGCACCCTGAAGCCCGAGCGCGAAGGTCTCTTCGACGAGCGCATCTTCGGGCCGATCAAGGACTACGAGTGCGCCTGCGGCAAGTACAAGCGCCAGCGCTACGAGGGCAAAGTCTGCGAGCGCTGCGGCGTCGAAGTGACGAGCTCCAAGGTCCGGCGCTACCGCATGGGCCACATCGACCTCGCGACCCCCGCCGCGCACATCTGGTACGTCAAGGACAGCCCCAGCAAGATCGGCACCCTGCTCGACCTCAGCGCCGGGCAACTGGAAAAGGTGCTGTACTTCTCCTCCTTCATCGTGACCAAGCCCTTCAACGCGCAGAAGGACGGACGGCCCCTCAAGCGCGGCGAACTGCTCAGCGACGACGAGTACCGTGAACTGCGTTTCGGACGGCAGGAAACCTACACCATCCCGAACAGCGTCGAGGACGTGGACATCCGTGACGGCGAGTACGTGACGCGCGGCCAGACGCTGGGCGGCAACGTGGTCTCCAAGATGGACGGTCTGGCGCAGTACCGTTTCCCCCGCCGCGCCGTCATCGCCTACGCCGAGGGTGTGGAAGCCAGCCTGCCGCTCCCCGTGGACGCGCTGGTGCAGCAGGAAACTTTCCGTGCCGGTGAAATCCTGGCGGAGCTGGAAGAAGACGTGCAGCTCACCGCGCCCGTGGCGGGTACCGTGTTCATGCACGAGATGGGCGAAGACTCGGTGATGGTCGAGCTGCGTGAAGGCGTGGAAGCGAGCGACACCGACGAAGAAGGCGCCGACGCCGACCCCGCTCAGGGCGAAGTGCTGGCCCGCGTGTACGTGCCGCACGGCATGAACGTGCAGGTGGCCGAGGGTGAAATCGTGGAAGCGGGCGCGGTGCTGGCCGAAGCCGCAGCGGGCGTACGCCTGCGCGTGAGCCGCGACAGCAACCTCAGCGGCGTCACCTTCCCCAAGAAAAAGGGCGACGTGACCGTCACCGCGCACTGGACGCGCCGGGTGGAATACCCCATCGACCCCACCATGCACGTCCTCGTCGGTGACGGCAGCGAAGTGGCGAAGGGCCAGCGCGTGATCGGCGCGATTGACAAGGAAGAAGAAGTCATCGCCGAGGCCGACGGCGTGATTACCCTGCACCAGCCCGCGAGCATTCTGGTGAGCAAGGCCAAGGTCTACGCCTACGACGACGAGCCGCTGGTGGTCAACGGTGACCGCGTGGAGCCGGGCGACGAACTCGCCGACGATGGCAACCTGCGCTCTGAAATCTCGGGCCGCATCGAACTCGACCTCGTGCGTAAGCAGGTGCGCGTCATCGAGTCCTACGACTTCGAAGCCAAGATGGGGGCCGAAGCCGTCAAGGAACTGCTCGACGAACTCAACCTCGACGAACTCGAAGCCGAGCTGAACGAGCAGATGAAGGACAACAGCCGTCACAAGCGTGCCAAAGCCCGCAAACGGCTGGAAGTCACCCGTTCCTTCAAGGCGAGCGGCAACAACCCCTCGTGGATGATTCTCGGCACCGTGCCGGTGATGCCACCCGACCTGCGCCCGATGGTGCAGGTGGACGGCGGACGCTTCGCGACGTCGGACCTCAACGACCTGTACCGCCGCCTGATCAACCGCAACAACCGCCTCAAGAAGCTGATGAGCCAGGGTGCGCCCGACATGATCATCCGCAACGAAAAGCGCATGTTGCAGGAAGCGGTGGACGCCCTGATCGACAACGGACGCCGGGGCAGCCCCGTGACCAACCCCGGCTCTGACCGCAGCCTGCGCTCGCTGACCGACCTGCTCGGCGGCAAGCAGGGCCGTTTCCGCCAGAACCTGCTGGGCAAGCGCGTGGACTACTCGGGCCGCTCGGTCATCGTGGTCGGCCCGCAGCTGAGGCTGCACCAGTGCGGTGTGCCCAAGCGTATGGCGCTGGAACTGTTCAAGCCGTTCCTGTTCAAGGTGCTCGAAGAAAAGGGCGAAGTCACCAACATCAAGCAGGCCCGCAAGATGCTGGAGCGTTACCGCGACACCCGTGACTCCGTCTGGGACGCCCTCGAAGAAGTGATCGAGGACAAGGTCGTGCTGCTCAACCGCGCGCCCACGCTGCACCGTCTGGGCATCCAGGCGTTCGAGCCGGTGCTGGTCGAAGGTCAGTCCATCCAATTGCACCCCTTGGTCTGTGAAGCCTTCAACGCCGACTTCGACGGTGACCAGATGGCAATTCACGTGCCGCTCTCGGCGCAGGCGCAGGCCGAAGCCCGCATTCAGATGCTGGCCTCGCACAACCTGCTCTCCCCCGCCAACGGCGAGCCGAACGTCAAGCCCAGCCGTGACATCATCCTGGGCATCTTCACCCTGACCCAGCTGCGCCGCGACAACCTCGGCGCGGGCACCGAGTACGCCTCGGAAGCCGACGTGCTGGCCGCCTACGACGAAGGCAAGCTGATGCTCAACAGCCCCGTCCTGGTCAACGGCCAGGAAACCAGCCCCGGTCGCCTGCGCTACACCTTCTCCAACCCCGACGAGGCGCTGCATGCCGTCGAACAGGGCGAAATCGACCACCAGGACCACGTCCGTATCCGTCTGGGCGGTCAGGTGTACGAGACCAGCGCGGGCCGCGTGCAGTTCCGCCGCATGGTGCAAGAAGCCCTCGGCACCCAGGCGCACCTCGTGGACACGCTGGTGGACCTCGAAACCACCTACGAGAAGGACGCCCTCAAGGACATGGTCATGGCCTGCTTCAAGCACCTCGGCATCGAGGCGACCGCCGGGCTGCTCGACGCGCTCAAGGACGGCGGGTTCAAGCTCTCGACCACTTCGGGCATCACCATCGGCATCGACGACATCGTGCTGCCGCCCAACAAGCCCGAGCTGCTGGCCGAGGCCGACCAGATGCTCGCCGAGATCGAGCAGAACTTCGAGTTCGGCTTCATGACCGAAGAAGAGCGTTACAAGCAGGTCGTGCAGCTGTGGAACAACACCACCGACGCCGTGAAGGACGCGGTGTTCGAGAACTTCAGCAAGAACTACCCCTTCAACCCCCTGTGGATCATGAGCCAGTCGGGAGCGCGTGGCAACCCGCAGCAGATTCGTCAGCTCGCCGGGATGCGCGGCCTGATGGCCCGCCCGGACGGCTCGACCATCGAAGTGCCGATTCGCGCCTCCTTCCGCGAAGGTCTGACCGTGCTGGAGTACTTCATCTCGACCCACGGGGCGCGTAAGGGCGGGGCCGACACCGCGCTGCGTACCGCCGACTCCGGCTACCTCACCCGCAAGCTGGTGGACGTGGCCCACGAAGTCGTCGTGCGCGACGTGGACTGCGGCAGCACCGACTCCACCGTGATGCCGCTGGGGGCCACCGACGAGCGCACCGGCGAATGGCGCAGCCGCAAGGGCAGCGAAATCGAAACCAGCATCTATGGCCGCACCCTCACCGCCGATGTCGAACTCAGCGATGGCCGCGTGATTGCTGAAGGCGAAATGCTCTCGATGGAAGACGTGAAGGCCATCACCAAGGATGCCAAGGCGATCGGTGAGGTTTATGTCCGCACCCCGCTGAACTGTAAGGTCAAGGCGGGCGTGTGCCAGAAGTGCTACGGCTACGACCTCTCGCAGGCCAAGCCCGTCAGCATGGGCGAAGCCGTAGGCGTGGTGGCCGCCGAGTCCATCGGCGAACCCGGCACGCAGCTCACCATGCGGACCTTCCACACCGGGGGTATCGCGGGCGGCGGCGACATCACCATGGGTCTGCCGCGCGTGATCGAGCTGTTCGAAGCGCGCAAGCCCAAGACGCAGGCTGTGGTCGCTGACCGCGACGGCGTGGTCCGCATCGAGGAAGAAGAAGAGCGTTACCTCGTGCGCATCGAAGCCGACGACGAGCAGTACTCCTCCAAGACGGCGACCAAAGTGCCCCGCGTGCTGCGCATGACGGTCAAGGACGGCGACCGCGTGGAAGCCGGTCAGCCGCTCACGCGCGGCGCGATCAACCCCCACGACCTGCTGCTGTACAAGGACACCGACGCCGCGCAGCGTTACCTCGTGGAAGAAGTGCAGCGCGTGTACCGCTCACAGGGCGTGAAGGTCCACGACAAGCACATCGAAGTCATCGTGCGCCAGATGCTGCGCTGGGTCGAAGTCACCGACGGCGGCGACACCACGCTGCTCGAAGGCCAGACCGTCGAGCGCTGGGAAGTGGACGCGGCCAACGACGCGCTGCAGGACGGCCAGACCCCCGCGAGCTGGAAGCCGGTGCTGCTCGGCATCACCAAGAGCAGCCTGACCACCAAGTCGTGGCTGTCCGCCGCCTCCTTCCAGCACACCACCCACGTGCTGACCGAAGCCTCCATGAAGGGCCAGGTGGACGACCTGATCGGCCTGAAGGAAAACGTCATCCTCGGCAAGCTGATTCCGGCGGGCACGGGCCTTCAGACCGTCCGCGAAATGCAGGTGGCCGACGAGCGCACGCTGGAAAAATACGGCGAAGGCAGCACCAGCTCCGACGCCGTGACCGGAACGCAGAGGTACGACGACACCCGCCCCGGCAGCAGCATCAACCCCGGCTACGGCGACTGA
- a CDS encoding LysM peptidoglycan-binding domain-containing protein — protein MRCLFLSFILLLPSAASAPVAPQTVVVRPGQTLYRIALQNGLSVAELQRLNGLKSTTIEVGQVLRVRAPQVKLSPAPAQSTPAAPARSAPARSAPARPVPKPVPTTYTVRRGDTLTSIGKVVGLRVEQLQRLNGLKSNTLEVGQVLRLTPPPTTYRVQRGDTLAKIGVKVGLRVEQLKRINGLKGDALLIGQVLRLTAPPAPKTTVPKTTVPKAPPTTYTVRRGDTLASIGKFVGLRVEQLQRLNGLKGATIEPGQVLRLTAPKPVAAAKPPAKAPTKAASPGTYVVVRGDTLAKIGVKVGLRVEQLQRLNGLKGTTIHVGQVLKLRGPAPAAATPARAVPSLPPGTEARLIHRYVRVGLRDSARTLAQTYGVTPEQLRQLNGLRSTGHILPGMRVLVPQRVAVPIPPRPVSAPVTLRQATLLGIAVQVVRVDLRWRNVLVTPVLPGAGLKGGSGATVSALAARSGARAVVNGSYFHPGTYAPAGDIVMHGRLLTWGRIPSALAITPDNRAEIRQGGTGLLGRVLDTSWSGMETVIATGPQIVRGGVVQNRYSSVFRDPAVFGQAARSAIGLAGPRDLLLVTTHAKLSVGQMGQVMQALGARDALLLDGGSSAGLAWNGAAVLNSVRKVSYGIGVFTDYAGKRYSR, from the coding sequence ATGCGCTGCCTTTTTCTTTCCTTCATCCTGCTGCTGCCCAGCGCAGCGTCCGCTCCCGTTGCCCCGCAGACCGTGGTGGTCCGGCCAGGGCAGACGCTTTACCGCATCGCCCTTCAGAACGGCCTGAGTGTGGCCGAACTTCAGCGGCTCAACGGCCTGAAGTCCACCACCATCGAGGTGGGGCAGGTGCTCAGGGTCCGGGCGCCACAGGTCAAGCTGTCGCCTGCGCCTGCTCAATCTACGCCCGCTGCTCCGGCTCGTTCTGCTCCGGCTCGTTCTGCTCCGGCCCGGCCCGTCCCCAAACCCGTGCCGACCACCTACACCGTTCGGCGCGGCGATACCCTGACCAGCATCGGGAAGGTCGTGGGTCTGCGGGTGGAACAGCTTCAGCGGCTCAACGGGTTGAAGTCGAACACCCTGGAAGTCGGCCAAGTGCTGCGCCTCACGCCGCCGCCGACCACTTACCGGGTGCAGCGCGGCGATACCCTGGCGAAAATAGGGGTCAAGGTGGGCTTGCGGGTCGAGCAGCTCAAGCGCATCAACGGCCTGAAAGGGGACGCCCTGCTCATCGGGCAAGTCCTGCGACTGACCGCCCCACCTGCCCCCAAAACAACTGTGCCCAAAACGACTGTGCCCAAGGCGCCGCCGACCACCTACACGGTGCGGCGGGGAGACACCCTGGCAAGCATCGGCAAGTTCGTGGGCCTGCGGGTCGAGCAGCTTCAGCGGCTCAACGGGCTAAAAGGGGCCACCATCGAACCCGGCCAGGTCTTGCGGCTGACCGCCCCCAAGCCGGTGGCCGCTGCCAAGCCCCCCGCCAAAGCCCCGACCAAGGCGGCGTCGCCCGGCACCTACGTGGTCGTTCGCGGCGACACCCTGGCGAAAATCGGCGTGAAGGTGGGCCTGCGGGTCGAGCAACTCCAGCGGCTCAACGGCCTGAAAGGAACCACCATTCATGTGGGACAGGTCCTCAAGTTGCGCGGCCCTGCTCCTGCGGCGGCGACCCCTGCCCGCGCCGTGCCCTCGCTGCCCCCCGGCACCGAGGCGCGGCTGATTCACCGCTACGTGCGCGTCGGCCTGCGTGACAGCGCCCGCACGCTGGCCCAGACCTATGGGGTCACGCCCGAGCAGTTGCGGCAGCTCAATGGTCTCAGGAGCACAGGCCACATCCTGCCGGGGATGCGGGTGCTGGTGCCGCAGCGGGTGGCGGTGCCAATTCCGCCGCGTCCGGTGTCGGCCCCCGTGACCCTGCGGCAGGCGACGCTGCTGGGCATCGCCGTGCAGGTGGTTCGGGTGGACCTGCGCTGGCGCAACGTGCTCGTGACGCCGGTCCTGCCCGGCGCGGGCCTCAAGGGCGGCTCGGGGGCCACTGTCAGCGCTCTGGCCGCCCGCAGCGGGGCGCGGGCCGTGGTGAACGGAAGTTATTTTCACCCCGGCACCTACGCCCCGGCAGGCGACATCGTGATGCATGGGCGGCTGCTCACCTGGGGCCGGATTCCCTCGGCGTTGGCGATCACGCCCGACAACCGCGCCGAGATTCGTCAGGGCGGCACCGGGCTGCTGGGGCGGGTGCTCGACACGAGCTGGTCGGGCATGGAAACCGTCATCGCCACCGGGCCGCAGATCGTGCGCGGCGGCGTGGTCCAGAACCGCTACAGCTCGGTGTTTCGTGACCCCGCCGTCTTCGGACAGGCGGCCCGCAGCGCCATCGGCCTCGCCGGACCCCGTGACCTGCTGCTCGTCACCACCCACGCCAAGCTCAGCGTCGGGCAGATGGGCCAGGTGATGCAGGCCCTCGGCGCCCGCGACGCTCTGCTGCTCGACGGCGGCTCCAGCGCGGGTCTGGCCTGGAACGGCGCGGCAGTCCTGAACAGCGTGCGCAAGGTGAGCTACGGCATCGGCGTGTTCACCGATTACGCGGGCAAGCGATACTCGCGCTGA
- a CDS encoding tetratricopeptide repeat protein, with translation MDIPGLFNNYGWLLGLFGVLNIVCLVHAVVTRQGALWIVFLALNLFLGGFIATLFYTFMVLLPNLQGSRRAATQAVQRGVEAIKPLDVRVREAQQALAESDTLERRAELANLQARAGRPEEAQATLAPLLSGIYADDPVVLLSAAQLDLAQGNPAGAEARLSRVDLRTSAATRTRTLTLLALAQEQQGKPEADHTYREASQVATTEEPRARHAAYLIRQGRTEDARAVLEALEKSERQASPLYRKQEREWFTLASELRRKLG, from the coding sequence ATGGACATCCCAGGTCTTTTCAACAACTACGGCTGGCTGCTCGGCCTCTTCGGTGTGCTCAACATCGTCTGTCTGGTGCACGCGGTGGTCACGCGGCAGGGCGCGCTGTGGATCGTCTTTCTGGCGCTCAATCTTTTTCTGGGCGGGTTTATCGCCACGCTCTTTTACACCTTCATGGTGCTGTTGCCCAATTTGCAGGGCAGTCGCCGGGCGGCGACGCAGGCCGTGCAGCGCGGCGTGGAGGCGATCAAGCCGCTCGACGTGCGTGTGCGCGAGGCGCAGCAGGCTCTGGCCGAAAGTGACACCCTGGAACGCCGCGCCGAGCTGGCGAACCTGCAGGCCCGCGCCGGGCGACCCGAGGAGGCGCAGGCGACGCTGGCCCCGCTGCTCAGCGGCATCTACGCCGACGACCCGGTGGTGCTGCTCAGCGCGGCGCAGCTCGATCTGGCCCAGGGCAACCCGGCAGGCGCCGAGGCACGGCTGAGCCGGGTGGACCTGCGAACGAGCGCCGCGACACGCACCCGCACGCTGACCCTACTGGCGCTGGCGCAGGAGCAGCAGGGCAAGCCCGAGGCCGACCACACCTACCGCGAGGCGAGTCAGGTCGCCACCACCGAGGAGCCACGCGCCCGCCACGCTGCCTATCTGATTCGGCAGGGGCGCACCGAGGACGCCCGCGCCGTGCTGGAAGCCCTGGAAAAAAGCGAGCGTCAGGCCAGTCCGCTTTACCGCAAGCAGGAGCGCGAATGGTTCACCCTGGCCTCGGAGCTGCGCAGGAAGCTGGGATAG
- the pprM gene encoding DNA damage response modulator PprM codes for MATGRVKWFNAEKGFGFIETEGSADVFAHYSAINSSGFRKLNEGDEVEFEIEPGQNGKGPQAKNIVVTKAAPAPAYGDRPRRDDRW; via the coding sequence ATGGCAACTGGAAGAGTGAAGTGGTTCAATGCAGAGAAAGGCTTCGGCTTTATCGAGACCGAAGGCAGCGCCGACGTGTTCGCGCACTACAGCGCGATCAACTCCTCGGGCTTCCGTAAGCTCAACGAGGGTGACGAAGTCGAGTTCGAAATTGAACCCGGTCAGAACGGCAAAGGCCCCCAGGCCAAGAACATCGTGGTGACCAAGGCAGCCCCCGCGCCCGCCTACGGTGACCGCCCCCGCCGCGACGACCGCTGGTAA
- a CDS encoding DNA topoisomerase subunit B — protein sequence MTHSDDEFQGQQPQDDAQNASFSHAAGTADDYNADQISVLEGMDAVRKRPGMYVQGGTGIDGYHQLLTEIIDNGIDEGLAGFANEIEIVLHADGAATVTDNGRGIPVDIMKSKGRPAIEVIFSELHAGGKFGQGAYKVSGGLHGVGSTVVNALSTYLDVTVNKHGQLHHVRFEKGILVQPLEVLGATPKDVKWSTKVSFQPDPGIFKEFDNQFDYSRIRNRLRELAYLTGLKIVIRDERTELHGGEVKEEIFHEKGGIANFARALVTDDSKLLYDQPVVMRGTHAEVEVEVAFIHANTYASDNILTYANMIRTRDGGTPLTGFKTAYTRVLNKYAASKNLIKAGNPVPSGDDLLEGIYCVVSVKVGDPQFESQAKVKLLNSEAQTAVNAIVGEKFAQFLEENPKIGKTIVEKAAEAARARDAARKARDIVRRSNPLENDDLPGKLADCSSQDPAESELFIVEGNSAGGSAKGGRERRFQAILPLRGKILNVEKAELNKILKNAEIRSLIGAIGAGFDGKGEEMRFDLENLRYHKIVIMTDADMDGGHITTLLLTFFFRFMRPVVEQGHLYIAQPPLYKITVGAQTKNNKGVYLFTNEELKEHVAEATKAGKKYEIQRFKGLGEMNADQLWETTMNPETRVLKRVSIDDLIIANEIFDALMGSEVAPRKDFIRENARFAEISV from the coding sequence ATGACCCACAGTGACGACGAATTCCAGGGCCAGCAGCCCCAGGATGATGCCCAGAACGCGAGTTTCAGCCACGCGGCAGGCACTGCCGACGACTACAACGCCGACCAGATCAGCGTGCTGGAGGGCATGGATGCCGTTCGCAAGCGCCCCGGCATGTACGTGCAGGGTGGCACGGGCATCGACGGCTACCACCAGCTGCTGACCGAAATCATCGACAACGGCATCGACGAAGGGCTGGCGGGCTTCGCCAATGAAATCGAAATCGTGCTGCACGCCGACGGTGCCGCCACCGTGACCGACAACGGGCGCGGCATTCCGGTGGACATCATGAAGTCCAAGGGCCGCCCGGCTATCGAAGTGATTTTTTCCGAGCTGCACGCGGGCGGCAAATTCGGTCAGGGCGCGTACAAGGTCTCCGGCGGTCTGCACGGCGTCGGTTCGACGGTGGTCAACGCGCTCTCGACCTACCTCGACGTGACGGTGAACAAGCACGGCCAGCTTCACCACGTCCGCTTCGAAAAGGGCATTCTGGTGCAGCCGCTCGAAGTGCTCGGCGCCACCCCCAAAGACGTGAAGTGGTCCACCAAGGTGAGCTTCCAGCCCGACCCCGGCATCTTCAAGGAGTTCGACAACCAGTTCGACTACAGCCGCATTCGCAACCGCCTGCGCGAACTGGCCTACCTGACGGGTCTGAAAATCGTCATTCGTGACGAGCGTACCGAGCTGCACGGCGGCGAGGTCAAGGAAGAAATCTTCCACGAGAAGGGCGGCATCGCCAACTTCGCCCGCGCCCTGGTCACCGACGATTCCAAGCTGCTGTACGACCAGCCTGTCGTGATGCGCGGCACCCACGCCGAGGTCGAGGTGGAGGTGGCCTTCATCCACGCCAACACCTACGCCAGCGACAACATCCTGACCTACGCCAACATGATTCGCACCCGCGACGGCGGCACCCCGCTGACCGGCTTCAAGACGGCGTACACCCGCGTGCTGAACAAGTACGCCGCTTCCAAAAACCTCATCAAGGCCGGAAACCCCGTGCCCAGCGGCGACGACCTGCTCGAAGGCATCTACTGCGTGGTGAGCGTCAAGGTGGGCGACCCGCAGTTCGAGTCGCAGGCCAAGGTCAAGCTGCTCAACAGCGAGGCGCAAACCGCCGTCAACGCCATCGTGGGCGAGAAATTCGCGCAGTTCCTCGAAGAAAACCCCAAAATCGGCAAGACGATTGTCGAGAAGGCCGCCGAAGCCGCCCGCGCCCGTGACGCGGCGCGCAAAGCCCGCGACATCGTGCGCCGCTCCAACCCGCTGGAAAACGACGACCTGCCCGGCAAGCTGGCCGACTGCTCCTCGCAGGACCCCGCCGAGTCCGAACTGTTCATCGTGGAAGGCAACTCGGCAGGCGGCAGCGCCAAGGGCGGACGCGAACGCCGTTTCCAGGCCATCTTGCCCCTGCGCGGCAAGATCCTGAACGTGGAAAAGGCCGAGCTGAACAAGATTCTCAAGAACGCCGAAATCCGCTCACTCATCGGTGCTATCGGCGCGGGCTTCGACGGCAAGGGCGAGGAAATGCGCTTCGACCTCGAAAACCTGCGCTACCACAAGATTGTCATCATGACCGACGCCGACATGGACGGCGGGCACATCACCACGCTGCTGCTGACGTTCTTTTTCCGCTTCATGCGCCCGGTGGTCGAGCAGGGACACCTCTACATCGCGCAGCCGCCGCTTTACAAAATCACGGTGGGGGCGCAGACCAAGAACAACAAGGGCGTCTACCTCTTCACCAACGAGGAACTCAAGGAGCACGTCGCCGAGGCGACCAAGGCGGGCAAGAAGTACGAGATTCAGCGCTTCAAGGGGCTGGGCGAGATGAACGCCGACCAGCTCTGGGAAACGACCATGAACCCCGAAACCCGCGTGCTCAAGCGCGTGAGCATTGACGACCTGATTATCGCCAACGAGATTTTCGACGCCCTGATGGGGTCGGAAGTCGCCCCGCGCAAGGACTTCATCCGCGAGAACGCCCGGTTCGCCGAAATCAGCGTCTGA